The Paralichthys olivaceus isolate ysfri-2021 chromosome 2, ASM2471397v2, whole genome shotgun sequence genomic interval aaacacactcataaatatcgaACCCCTAaacatgcttgttttttttgtttttttatcaagctCCATAAAGGACGATGGTGAAAAATGCTGTATcgtgcaatgttaaagaaagtgaaaaaaaatgtatttcatgagTTCTTCCTTGACCCACACCACATGATGCATGATCCTGCCAACTAACAGGCCAACAAATAAAACTGCTCAATGGAGGTTTTAATGTGCAGATGGGAAAacctatgtttgtgtgtgatgagcaGGAACGCAACTTGAAGGATAGCTTTGGCCCACGCGTCGTCCAGAGAGGCTGCACCTATGACGAGGTGGCGTACCGCACGGTCGTGCTGCCTGGCTGTCCCGTCAACGCCAACCCTGTCTTCACCTACCCTGTGGCCCTCAGCTGCCACTGCGGCACCTGCAGGACCGACAGCGACGAGTGCGCACGCAGAGCCACCGTGGACAGACCGAGGTGCACCAAACCAGTCAGGCGTGTCTACCCGTTCCTCGGCCAGAGTGACTATATGTTCCCtttgtgattgttttatttcctttgaaTGTGTCACTGAAATGACAAAGCTGTAACCACATGATCCATGAATGTTCTG includes:
- the tshba gene encoding thyroid stimulating hormone subunit beta a, producing METTVFNCWLLFLLFSPTVPMCLPTDFTLYVEKPECDFCVAINTTSCMGFCHSWERNLKDSFGPRVVQRGCTYDEVAYRTVVLPGCPVNANPVFTYPVALSCHCGTCRTDSDECARRATVDRPRCTKPVRRVYPFLGQSDYMFPL